From the Lytechinus variegatus isolate NC3 chromosome 5, Lvar_3.0, whole genome shotgun sequence genome, the window CACAAGGATTGTCCTCGTATAGCAATCGTGACTTTTAGCAAGTAGACATCTCATTGGCATATCTGTCTATATTCGTACATAACTCGATTGATCATTCTGATTTTCCTCAGATAGTGGCATCCATGATGCCACTATCTGAGTAATTTGGTTCAAACATTTAGATAAAGATTATTATATCTGtatgtttaaagaaaaaataggacCAAAGccattagcgtacctaagggggcagggggcagactgcccccctgacgagtcacaacacaTGCAAGAGACGTATCCCTGCCTCCCTTGTGGTTgaaacccccctttttttgcttgtcagttttaTTCTGGTGCAAAATGTCCTATATTTGcagttgaagacttttttttgcttgtaattttttttaatgccatgtcctttatttgcatttgaaggcattttttcacaattttttcggcggacgaatttgccccggccccccccctttggaaaatcctaggtatgcCACTGGCTGAAGCCCCCTCTCCCACTTCTTTGGTTCTGCGACTCCTGCCTTTGACTCTCTTAAAAGTTCCAATATCATGCTCTCTATAAGAAATCCTTCTCGTACAATCAAACTTTGGGATTTCAGCATAACAGAAGTTTGTAACTGATAACAACTTTGTGATAGACGACTTTGAACTTTATGATTGacgtaataaaataatatatttgtcaAGACAGTGCATGACAATAACCGCAAGAAGTATCTTTTGTTATGACTGTGCGTCACTGAGAAAAAGAGCATTCAAATTCTTGACCTTGAATCTTTTTGCATTTCCGGTCTTTGAAAAGGTAAGGGCATTCCTTTCATGGAATATATAAATTGTTGTTTCcatgataggcctatattacTTCACAAACCTTTAAAACCCGAGGTAAAATATTCGATGAGGAGAACTGATTCGGTGAAACTTGGTTATATAGTTAAATGGTGTTATTGGATTTCACCCGACCAGAATAAAAACTTTGGACTGAtattgaatgaaaaacaaagcTTAAAATTACAACGTTGGTAAATAGGAACAGAGTAACGTCTTGAAACATAAATGATTCGCctcattatgacgtcataacacaatcgtcgtcgtcgtcatcatcatcattgtcgtcgtcCGTTgttgtcgtcgtcttcgtcgttgTTGTTGTCGGAAGAATCATGTAATCAGTCAGAGTATCggattatttttaatatatttcgaTCATCCATTCgttatcatcaaaatatgacTCCATATAGCAAGTGAAAGGAGATAAGGGTCAATTTAAGGACTACTAGGAAGAGATGTCAGCGATAGGATCCGTGTcgatttcaatatttctttttattctgaCTCTTCCTTGTCTAAATTACTACATTCTGTTCATTAGTGGAAGTGGTGCTTTGGTAGGAGCAACACCTGATGATTCATCGCTCATCAAAAGTTGGGAACATGACAACCTGGATAACGATAAATTCATTACAAAAGGtaagattttgttttgtaagaagtacactcttaaaacaaatcagtcaaattgactagaccagtagtcagctgggagcaactgatatggcaatcactgatatttacatttctgacataaattcttgtcagaaataactctgttctagtaaaatatgactagaaaatagtcaaatatgactggaataacagttgctcccagctgaccctattaaccagtcatttttgactgatttgtttttagagtgtatctctgaacattgtataatttgtttcaaattcgATATGCTGTTTCAAGATGACGCGAACTCTTgtcatttcaaatattaaatCTATTCCTCTTGACCAGAatcaaaagtgatttttttcaaaatataaattctatTAAGTGCTCCCCTGTGGTAATCATGACTCAAATGACTCAAACCACACTGAACGAATCTATGTACAATTTTATTAGGGGTAGCTGTTGATACTCCTTTGggaatgtttattttgtaattattgtgtatgtgattatgtaatcactAATTTCGCcattcattcatcaattttattcatttattgacaGGACACGTCCACCGACGAACCAGGTCAACGAATTGTCGACCCAACACGGGCCATTCTAGTTGCGAGACCGTTTCAGCAATTCCTCGATTTATTcgagaaaaatacaatttggatCCGTTCTATGAGAAATACACACATGCTAACCGGATACCCATCATCTCATCCAGGCAGGTATCCTATACCGCGCTTGAAAGAGCCTGCTACACTGTTCGGTTTCTGATGATGGATAGAGCGGATATCCGCGAGGCTCTTCACAACGGAGGAGCACGGGTATCCGTTCTTGGTATTAATGAATTAACTAATGAGATACCTGAATATAGATATCTGGATGATTCTTGGAACGAACGTACGCGCAGTCTCGGAGGAACACCTGAAAATCCGGTAACGGTGACAGGTGAATTATATTAttctcttcatttcttttttttttttatcttgtgaAGTAATGATGTTTGACTATTATAATAATCTCCCTTCCCCTTTATCTCTTTCAAACTGAACCTTCATAGTAGGACCTAAAGGCATATTAATTGGAGGCAATGTTGACTTCAGAACATCAATATtagtgtttaaaaaaatatgtcttttcgACATTTAATTTTAACAGCTTTTCCAAAATTGCAACATTTTCCTACGCGCCCTGTGTAGAAATATCGAGGAATATAATGTAATTGAACAGAAacaaatgcaattaaaaaatgtaaaccAAAATATTCATTTGCAAGGAAGTGCATAGATTAACTTATTAAGGACTGAATAATGATTGCCAATATTGTTTAAAAGACATTTTGTTTGATCTCCCTCTGCACCGTCTAGCTGAAGAAAACCTCATCTGCGCTGATGAATCAATCGATCGATGGTCTGAGGAAGACATCATCGTACACGAGTTCGTCCACGCCATCCACCTTGTCGCTATCGACTTCATCGATACAAGCTTTAAGGATAGGCTAAAAAACGCATTTCTTGATGCATTTCGCTCaggtattgtacatgtatagcaatACAACTGAAGTTGTGCTGACACAGTGTTAGCGATACGACACACTGACACACGAATACTCCACAATATGACACCACATCGGCACCTCATTGACACTACTCAAAAATCAAAGTGACAACACGTTAACACAACCCAACACCGGCACCAAATTGAATCCATGCTGATATTCTTTGGACCGTGGTGTATCTATACAGAGGTAAGGGGGCACGTTCCCTGGTGTGGTCAggggaaacacacacaaaaaatgaggagaaaatcgaGAATAGGTACTCGAATTTTTAATGATAAGTGCATGGACAACTAAAAAGCTGGTACCGTATACGTTAGAAAGGGTGCCATTTTAGGGTTTGCTCCAGAAATATATATGACAGGCGATCAATGGCGTGTTATCATTCCCCTTTCATGTATACATTTCACAATGATTTACTCAAGTTTATTAACACCTTAATAGGGCTTTGGTCTAATCATATGGGTGGAACCAACATCAATGAGTACTTGGCCGAGGGTGCGCAGTCATTCTTCAACGTCAACGTCCATCAAGATACCGATGACGACCTCCACAATAACATCAGTACCCGTGAAGCCCTCTATGGCTATGACCGTCAACTCTATGATATCCTGATGGAGATATTTCCATGTGGCAACCAACTCCTGGATCGATGCAGAAATCAAAGtaattattgttgttttgtAATGAGAATAAAGGCTCGAGTATAAGACCCCTTTTGCATGAAGAAAATCTTTGAAGCATTCTAGTGAGCTTGAGAAAAATATGACGAAGAATGAGAAGTAAGTTGTAAAATAGAGAGTTTTGAAACAGCCGACAGTATAATACGTATACTTCTTTAAGATTATTCATTTTCCCTACTGCATATATATAGATTATACTAAAAATCACCTTTCAAAAATAGAAAGAATGgtttaccatcatcattattagccTTCATTccaattataaataaaaattataggGATTATAGGACAAACTTCATCTTTGTTTTTGGTTTTTTATGTCTATTAGGTGAGACGATTTCTTGGCCTGTGCGGCGAGACTGTGTCTCCTCACCCTCGACACCAAGCGTCGACCAGTATACTGTATTATCAACTTTAGAAACGCCTTCGAGAACGAACACGACATCGTCGATATCAATGGGACACACCATGTCGACGCCGTCAGAGTCGACGCGGAGTACAATCGTAACTGATGAAGGATCAGTGACTAGAGTCACAGTCAGTGAGGGGAACCCAAGAAATATGTCATCATTGATACCTGGTAAGGACGCACTTACAGATCAAAATTAATCCATAACACCAATACCTATATATATAGTTGCATAATCACAAGTGTAATAGAGCACTAATGTTGTACGGTGACAATgtgttattttttcataacGCATTTCCTGAGCCGTGTCACGCCTGACGAACTTGTTCTGTCTGGAGCTTTCACTCCACGGCGCTAGACGGaatcaagaacatagaaatTGTATTATCATATGCAGTggtggaccgtgacccggaggagacaaagcattgagaggggggggggcactgaaTTGTCTGtaaacaatgctgtgcccctcctatgctttgtctcctccgggtcacggtccgccactggtcACATGCCATTCATGAAGAACAACTAAGAAGTCTTTGTCAAACCTTGGTGAATCAAAAGAGCTGTTTCGCCCTTGACTGTATTTAGAGACGAACGTCATATTTGCCATTTTTCGTCAGCTAAGACTCTTCGGACGAAATTGCGTTCCGGTTGACCAAGTTTCGACAAAGACCATCCAGCTGGTCATTTAACGGGCATTGTCGATAATTATGTTTACTGCATTCTTGAACTTGCCTTACATCGCGGAGCGAAAACTCATTAAAGTCGAGAAAacagatattgattttttttttcaaaatccacccaaagtatgcacaaaatccttctatttcactttacaaaatgcaaaagcgccAAAATGACAACCTCGGTCGCTCTCCTATGCTTTTGAGCTTTTTCGAAAATGTTTacgccaaccccccccccccccagcaaaaaaaaactCTGCGTATGGCCATGGAACAACCTCCTTTGTATATTAAAAACTCAGCTGATCGAATGGGTAGAGTGAAACCACACTGAAGTTCGAGAGCAGGTACGTATTTCTTTGGGTCACAGCGAGTTTCCTTTTCATTTCTCAGGCAGAGGTAACGCCAAActtcaaaaatgataatcattatgAATATCTTTAGAAGACGATCCTGGTCCCGGGgcattttaatgaaatgattttttttctcattgaatTGCACATCCTATAAAATGCATGCTTTTATAGTTTAAAAGAAAGCGTTTTCATTAATCTTCAAAGAAACGTAGCGCGCGAACAATCATGATCAAATCCAGAGAccacatgtaaaataaaatttcattaaaattatgattatgttcGAGAGTTCTTAATGTTTTGACACAAAGGAATCATACATTGGTCTCTGATTTTTGTAAGTTTGATTTTAGTCCAGTATTGTCCATACATGGAAAAGTTATCAAATACAACGTctttttgttgatttgtgtTCGAGATGGGTTTTGAAGTCAATTTAGATTGGTTGgcaccttggcaaccttgatcatttttttttaattagcctgATTATCGAGTTAACATGTAATCTTAAACCAGAAAGATTCGaaacatcagcatcatcattatcatcatcattatcatcatcatcatcatcgtcatcatgcacaattaaaaaaaggcaCAAATAAGAGTATAGCAAGTACAAATAATACTGGAAATTATTCATTGATTCATTGCTGTAATTTCTAATCTCGATATTCTTGAGTTTCTAGGTTGCTCAGATAGGATATCATTATGTGGTGATCTGGTATCGGTCAAAGAGTGCAACATTAATCCCATCAAGAGATCACACTGCATTAAGACCTGCCAATTATGTCCAGGTAAGAGGTATCtttacactgtgaaaaaattgggcaatattttacccaatattttgcccaacgttgggccgatagtcaaccctaccaactactgggcaatattttacccaacgttgttggggcattaatgtgcccaactgttgggtaatattttgaactacattttgggggacattaatttgcccaactttttaataaagttattaacccaacatctgggcaaggcctacactcacttcgtgtacctggtccgtgtcgatccggagaccttatccgaaagtgctttgcatgcacaataacgctgcgtgcaagtgcatatctcaagtgagtgaagcaaaaacaaaacagcgtcagatatatgtcatgtatgtaggcctattctgacaaattccttacaaattatgcttaacgtaaagtccaaaataaaaaaattaaaaaaacgtttaagcaactcatctatgaaagattcagcgaggctccccagcccccagtcatctagaagctcctccatatcttatcgaccgtgtgtagcatgctgcaagcgcaactcgtgatcgtaaagtttcgcaacatttaccactcagcagggcaattactagcccaacaattggacatctgtattttggcagcggcagagtaaaaatttgcctaagtattgggcacataatgcccaacaaaacaataaccaacgtatatattacccaacaaaaaaatgaccaacgtaaatttactctttttttcacagtgtagaTATGCGACGTAACTTCTATGAAACAGTTATTTTGCTAAATGCCATTTTGCTCGTGCAGAACAGTGAAATTCTCTCATTAATTTACAATCTCCCAAATTTCTCGTTAATATCAAACAGCACGAGAAACTTCTTGACAACTTACCCGAGATCActaaataattatcatttgcaTGGGGATATGGCAACCCGTGTTAGTGATTTTCGTGACATTTTATTCGAACAAAATATTCTGTTCATGGTccgaaaaaaaatcgagatatTCTCcaaataattgtattttatttgctGCATGGCTTCAGCATGATGtccattttcagatttttctccTTGTGTAGATTATCAGAAACGTAGTAGGTTGATGAAACAGTtactaatggggtgttgcaagaaacttgcgatcaattgcaagtctaatttgttcccgaaatcaagcatatgccattcaattaattgcaaatttgcgattgattgctaatctgctccgtaaaaacaaggagtgtaatctgatttgctaaagATAAAAGTGATCAATTAAtggtaaaattgcaacagaatatttgcaattgattgcaaatatttccttgcaacaccccctaagacTGTATCAAATGTTTCAAAGTACTTTCTTGAAATCTGACAAAAAACATACCCTCTGGTTTGCCGTATTATGTAAATACTATGATGTCAATCGGTACATATTTCAGGATTTGATGATAAAGAAGTCTTGTAGGCACCAAAGATGGACGTAGTCATTGAGGAAAACAATCACGTATAAAATTGCCACTTTAAATTTGGATGCCACGTAGCAGgccttttttcaatatatacaTTACTATTGATAATTACCTTCCTTTCAAAATCTTCCTTATGAAACAATTTTGTTCTCCTAGGTTGCCATGACTACCATCGTCTCTGTGGTGTCCTATCGGAGAAAGGCTTCTGCAGAACGAAGATTGAGTACATGTTTTCGGTTTGCCCAAAGAGCTGCAATGTGTGTAAGAAGTAGTATCATAGCTGATCTACAATCaatgggaagaaagaagacTGGGCctcttttcaccattttcacaaattttgttttaGACAAGACCATGAAGACACTAGAAGCAAACAATTTAGCGCAAATAGAAGAATATCCTACATTaattaaagtatgaaaaatgattaaaagaaataccCATGGTTACACTTCAATCGTCAGCCCCCGCCCCCCTTCATCAAGCTTATTACTCTAGTAACTATACCTGAAATTCTAAGTTTTATGACTCAATTGGGATTCGAATAACGGGCGGGCGCtgtaccactgagccaccagtGCCATTCAGATATGTTCCAGTGGCATGACACCCAGTGCATggtatgatggggggggggggggcgaaattgTTTTTCCCCCACAAGAGTTCCGGACCACAATATGAATATGCATAACTTGCATGTGTGTAGAGTGCATGGTACCaagatttaatttcaatataaattatgcaTGGTGGCTCATTTGATAAAAGGCCCGCCTCGTGACCCGGCAGGTCGTGGGTTCAATCCCCGGCTGAGTCATAGGACCTTCTGTCTTTTTTGTCAGACGCTTGATCAACGTATGAAAATGGAGAACGGGTATAATGATGTCATGCAGGGCCAGCTGGAAGAAAAGATGACAGCTGGAgagaatttcatgaaaggagttgtCAGACAGTTTatcagttaccatagtaacactgcttcttagccaatcaacattAAGGAGAGCTGTCAGATCTTACACCTTGTCGGACACAAATCTTGATGAACATTCCCAGTGGTTAGCCTGCATGTGTGAATAAAagttattatcatgattatcatttatttattagtcTTTATAGAGGACTTCCCGCTAtctgcttttttttctctctttgatTCGAACAGCCATGTGGTTGAACCCCCCCTTCTATACTGGACCCACCCCAAATGATATCGTACAACTATAAAATCTGTTCAGGGGAGCCTTTATTATACAGAGCaagcaatatttgattaggCCTACTGATATTGCATGTAAAACTGGGGGCTATCCCCATTAAAACCtatacaaaattaaacattaatGCCGCTCATCGAACCATATTGCAAACAAAGgtaaataatagtaattatttattgaatattcTTTTGTATAGTCATAATGTTTTCAGAATATTGTCTATATAACATGACATCGACGGGGATCAATCAAATCATTATTGAAACCCATTATGCTTTAATTGGGGGTGGG encodes:
- the LOC121415496 gene encoding uncharacterized protein LOC121415496, whose translation is MSAIGSVSISIFLFILTLPCLNYYILFISGSGALVGATPDDSSLIKSWEHDNLDNDKFITKGHVHRRTRSTNCRPNTGHSSCETVSAIPRFIREKYNLDPFYEKYTHANRIPIISSRQVSYTALERACYTVRFLMMDRADIREALHNGGARVSVLGINELTNEIPEYRYLDDSWNERTRSLGGTPENPVTVTAEENLICADESIDRWSEEDIIVHEFVHAIHLVAIDFIDTSFKDRLKNAFLDAFRSGLWSNHMGGTNINEYLAEGAQSFFNVNVHQDTDDDLHNNISTREALYGYDRQLYDILMEIFPCGNQLLDRCRNQSETISWPVRRDCVSSPSTPSVDQYTVLSTLETPSRTNTTSSISMGHTMSTPSESTRSTIVTDEGSVTRVTVSEGNPRNMSSLIPGCSDRISLCGDLVSVKECNINPIKRSHCIKTCQLCPGCHDYHRLCGVLSEKGFCRTKIEYMFSVCPKSCNVCKK